One Alphaproteobacteria bacterium genomic window, AGACTACGGTGCTTTCGTTGATCTTGGTGGAATTGATGGTTTGCTTCACGTAACAGATATTTCTTGGGATCGTATTGCCCACCCTTCAGATGTTTTGAAGATTGGTCAAGTCATCAAGGTTAAGGTCACAAAAATTAGCGACACTCATCGTATTTCTTTAGGAATGAAGCAGCTTGAACAAGACCCTTGGTCTGGTGTAGCAAGCCGTTACACTTCAGGTACTGAAATATCTGGAACTGTAAGTAACATTATGGATTACGGTGTTTTCGTTTTGTTAGAATCTGGCATTGAAGGCCTAATTCACGCGTCCGAACTTAGCTGGACTAAAAAGAATGTTCATCCTAACAAGATCGTTTCTTTGGGGGATACACTAACTGTAAAAGTTTTGGAAGTTGATCCTGAAAAACGCCGCGTTAGCTTAAGCTTACGTCAATGTTCACAAAACCCGTGGATTGCCTTTGCTGAAAAGCATCCTGCTGGCAGTGTGATCGAAGGCGAAATCAAGAACTTTACTGAATTCGGTATGTTCCTTGGTGTTGATGGTAACGTTGATGGAATGGTTCATCTGAATGACCTTTCTTGGGAAAAGTCTGGTGAAGAAGCTCTGCAAGCCTTTAAAAAGGGTGAAAAAATCCAGGTTAAAGTCTTGGATGTTGCCCCAGAAAAAGAACGTATCAGCTTGGGTATTAAGCAACTTTCTGCAGATCCTTTTGAATCTGTTGAAGCCTCTAAAACTGGTGAAGTCTTGACCTGTACAGTTCAAGAAGTAACTGAACAAGGTATTCACGTTACAACAGAAAAAGGTATTCCAGCCTTTATTCGAAAAGGTGACTTGGCGAAAGAACGCTCAGAACAGAAACCAGAACGATTTGCTGTGGGTGAACGGGTTGACGCACAGGTTCTCAGCTTCGATAAGAAGACCAGAAAACTTGCTTTGTCTATCAAGGCTCGCGAAGTAGCTGAAGAAAAGAAAGCTATGGCAGAATATGGTTCTTCAGATAGCGGAGCCAGCTTGGGTGATATCTTGGGTGCAGCCATCAATCTTGAAAAAGTAAAGAAAACAGCTGCTGCTGCGAAGGAACCTAAAGAGCCTAAGGAAGAGAAGCCTAAGGCAGAAAAAAAAGAAACTTCTAAAGCAGCCCCTAAAAAGGCTAAGAAAAAAGCAGAAGCTAAAGACGAGTAGTCTTTAGCGCTTTTAAAATAAAAAAGACCGCTGGGGTTGGACTCAGCGGTCTTTTTTTTGGGATAGAGTAGTAAGAAGTTCTCCTAAGTCTTACTCTTGATGTGGACCAACGAAGAGCCAATGGTGCAGAAACCGATGAAAAGGGGTATTGCATTATGGGCGCAGGTAGAAGATCCCCTAAAGAGTGTAGGAAAGTAAGTTCCCTATTGCATATGTTTTTTAAGAGATTGAATTTCCCGTTGGACGATGGTTTCCACCAGGCGGGGAAGATTTTTATCAAGCCAATCTTTCAGCATGGGACGAACTAAGTCCCCCAGAAACTTTTCAACTGCTTCGTTCTTATAGGGTGTTGACGCGGGCTGCTCGGCATGAGCTGTTTGATTAAGTTGAGACAAAGCACTAACTGATGCTGACAAAGCTTCAGATGACATCAAGCGATCATGTCGAATGGGGCTTGAAGATTCAAAAGAAGAGATAGGTTTCACGGGGTTCACTTTTAAATCAACCCGTTTGGTCAATTCTAAAACATTATCATCATCGTCAAATTTTTTGGTCTTAGGGGGGCGTATGTCTTCTAAATCTGTCGACATGATTTTCCGAATAGAAGACAGAATTTCTTCCATGGATTCATCTTCAACGGCCTGTTTTGTTAAATGTTCGTTCCCCATTTTATCATCTCATCATTTGAAGTTTGTACGGTGTTCATGCGGTCATCGTCCGCGATTCCAATACCCCAGAATGGGATCTTATTTTCATCTTGCGTTGGGTCATACAAAGGTACTTCCAAGTTCAGATAGAGGGCTCTTAGAATGCCCATGGCATCGAGTAGCGCATAGGCTGCTTGCACTTCCCCTTGCTCGGATCTTACGAGTTCAACCTGAGCTGAGAAATATTCCTGTTCGGATGCCAATACATCAATTGTTTGTTTGCTTCCTGCCAGGTATTCTTCCTTTGCCATATCGACTGCTATCTTAGCAGCATCAACCTGAGCCTTCACCTGGTCTATTGTTGCCTTTGTTGCCTGCCAAATATCCCAAGCCTGACTTGTTTTTTCAATTACATCTCGCCGTTGATGGAGCGCTTCTAACCGTTTTTGAGCAGCTGCATACTTATACTGTTTAATGGAGGTTTGGGTTGATCCTCTGAAATCCAGAGGAATACTTAACGTCGCATCACCCCCTAAATCATTCACACGAGAACT contains:
- a CDS encoding 30S ribosomal protein S1, which codes for MTKAIDNFAELLDESFKQKKYEGSVIKGTIIAVEREYVLVDVGLKSEGKVYLREFGHSQGSELKLGDVVDVYLERMENRDGEIVLSREKARREESWEELEVSYNKKERVTGVIVSRVRGGFTVDLAGVGAFLPGSQIDIRPIKDTYSLMNIEQPFLILKMDRLRGNIVVSRRAVLEESQAESRSEMMSTLAEGSILEGTVKNITDYGAFVDLGGIDGLLHVTDISWDRIAHPSDVLKIGQVIKVKVTKISDTHRISLGMKQLEQDPWSGVASRYTSGTEISGTVSNIMDYGVFVLLESGIEGLIHASELSWTKKNVHPNKIVSLGDTLTVKVLEVDPEKRRVSLSLRQCSQNPWIAFAEKHPAGSVIEGEIKNFTEFGMFLGVDGNVDGMVHLNDLSWEKSGEEALQAFKKGEKIQVKVLDVAPEKERISLGIKQLSADPFESVEASKTGEVLTCTVQEVTEQGIHVTTEKGIPAFIRKGDLAKERSEQKPERFAVGERVDAQVLSFDKKTRKLALSIKAREVAEEKKAMAEYGSSDSGASLGDILGAAINLEKVKKTAAAAKEPKEPKEEKPKAEKKETSKAAPKKAKKKAEAKDE
- a CDS encoding DUF2497 domain-containing protein; this translates as MGNEHLTKQAVEDESMEEILSSIRKIMSTDLEDIRPPKTKKFDDDDNVLELTKRVDLKVNPVKPISSFESSSPIRHDRLMSSEALSASVSALSQLNQTAHAEQPASTPYKNEAVEKFLGDLVRPMLKDWLDKNLPRLVETIVQREIQSLKKHMQ